Proteins from one Rhodanobacteraceae bacterium genomic window:
- a CDS encoding purine-binding chemotaxis protein CheW: MVDLPEGAALNPFTILLDYERRSLSHVAGLPEQLDAPGLWRAIAYRLGDAFLVSDISEVNEILMFPQITPVPGTKAWLLGIANVRGNLVTVVHLRGFLEGEPFRVNERTRVLVVRLASGSVGLVVDEVLGQRSFVEENMRDIENYADSPVSRFLESEYRQGQSSWGVFSMNALMRAPDFMQAAA; the protein is encoded by the coding sequence TCCGTTCACGATCCTGCTCGACTACGAGCGCCGCAGCCTTTCGCATGTCGCCGGCCTGCCGGAGCAGCTGGACGCGCCGGGTCTCTGGCGCGCCATCGCCTATCGTCTCGGCGATGCCTTCCTCGTCAGCGACATCTCCGAAGTCAACGAAATCCTGATGTTCCCGCAGATCACCCCGGTGCCAGGCACCAAGGCATGGTTGCTCGGTATCGCGAATGTGCGCGGCAACCTGGTGACCGTGGTGCATCTGCGCGGATTCCTGGAAGGCGAGCCCTTCCGCGTCAACGAACGTACCCGCGTGCTCGTCGTGCGCCTGGCCAGTGGTAGCGTCGGTCTCGTGGTCGACGAAGTCCTTGGCCAGCGCAGCTTCGTCGAGGAGAACATGCGCGACATCGAGAACTACGCGGATTCGCCGGTCAGCCGTTTCCTCGAGAGCGAGTATCGGCAAGGGCAATCGAGTTGGGGTGTTTTCAGCATGAACGCGCTCATGCGGGCGCCGGATTTCATGCAGGCAGCGGCCTGA
- a CDS encoding methyl-accepting chemotaxis protein, with the protein MSAAAGGIQQRESSTMLAILVVVLLVGLVGLIANFFFANVNNNEDRAAIGLSTDIRVYSQQLAKFAAQAAGGQAEAFDELKEIKETIQAHLQKLTNGDPQEGVPSIGKNPEVEVALNAVKDTWAPIQQAADVILARRDVVEDLNATATEFQDKIPLLQARTDEMTQLLATRGAPQDQVYIAGRQNTLADRMLRRLNEVLQGGQTASTAADGFNRDAAVFGQILDALQNGSDEQGIRAIGVPEARNVLSDIYGIFQELGQYVESITTGAIDLIDVREAANTVSLDSEQLLEDAEQLSVEYAEQAGRRTFPSLTAAIGSGALAALALVLLAILIYRDQARRYKITADLNQRNQEAILRLLDEMGSLAEGDLTVKATVTEDITGAIADSINFAVEALRSLVTTINETAVQVAAAAQETQATAMHLAEAAEHQAQQITSASAAINEIAVSIDEVSRNSAESADVAQRSVQIAGKGAAIVRQTIQGMDNIRDQIQETSKRIKRLGESSQEIGSIVELINDIAEQTNILALNAAIQAASAGEAGRGFAVVADEVQRLAERSANATKRIETLVQTIQSDTNEAVSSMEQTTAEVVAGARLAEDAGLALGEIEKVSNDLADLIQNISQAARQQSAAATNISATMNVIQEITTQTSVGASQTAESIGNLAQLAADLRRSVADFKLPN; encoded by the coding sequence ATGAGTGCGGCAGCCGGCGGTATCCAACAGCGCGAAAGCTCGACCATGCTCGCCATCCTCGTGGTGGTGTTGCTGGTCGGCCTCGTGGGCCTGATCGCGAACTTCTTCTTCGCGAACGTGAACAACAACGAGGACCGTGCCGCAATCGGTCTGTCCACCGACATCCGCGTGTACTCGCAGCAGTTGGCGAAGTTCGCGGCGCAGGCGGCCGGTGGTCAGGCCGAGGCCTTCGATGAACTGAAGGAAATCAAGGAGACGATCCAGGCGCACCTGCAGAAGCTGACCAACGGCGATCCGCAGGAAGGCGTGCCCTCGATCGGAAAGAACCCCGAAGTCGAGGTCGCGCTGAACGCGGTCAAGGACACCTGGGCGCCGATTCAGCAGGCGGCGGATGTCATCCTTGCGCGCCGGGATGTGGTCGAGGACCTCAACGCCACGGCGACCGAGTTCCAGGACAAGATCCCGCTGCTGCAGGCGCGCACCGATGAAATGACCCAGTTGCTCGCCACCCGCGGTGCGCCGCAGGACCAGGTCTACATCGCCGGCCGCCAGAACACCTTGGCCGACCGCATGTTGCGCCGCCTGAACGAAGTGCTGCAGGGTGGTCAGACGGCATCCACTGCCGCCGACGGGTTCAACCGCGACGCCGCGGTGTTCGGCCAGATCCTGGACGCGCTGCAGAACGGATCCGACGAGCAGGGCATCCGCGCGATCGGCGTCCCGGAAGCGCGCAATGTGCTCAGCGACATCTACGGCATCTTCCAGGAACTCGGGCAGTACGTCGAAAGCATCACCACCGGTGCCATCGATCTGATCGACGTGCGCGAGGCCGCCAACACCGTATCGCTCGACTCCGAGCAGTTGCTGGAAGACGCCGAGCAGCTGTCGGTGGAATACGCCGAACAGGCCGGTCGCCGCACCTTCCCGTCGCTCACCGCTGCCATCGGTTCCGGCGCCCTTGCGGCCTTGGCCCTGGTGCTGTTGGCGATCTTGATCTACCGCGACCAGGCCCGCCGCTACAAGATCACCGCCGACCTCAACCAGCGTAACCAGGAAGCCATTCTGCGCCTCCTGGACGAAATGGGATCGCTCGCAGAAGGCGACCTGACGGTAAAGGCGACCGTGACCGAGGACATCACCGGCGCAATCGCGGACTCCATCAACTTCGCGGTGGAAGCACTCCGCAGCCTGGTGACCACCATCAACGAGACCGCCGTGCAGGTGGCCGCCGCCGCCCAGGAAACCCAGGCCACTGCAATGCACCTCGCAGAAGCCGCGGAACACCAGGCGCAGCAGATCACCTCGGCCTCGGCTGCGATCAACGAAATCGCGGTCTCGATCGACGAGGTATCGCGCAACTCGGCCGAGAGCGCCGACGTGGCGCAACGCTCGGTGCAAATCGCAGGCAAGGGCGCGGCGATCGTGCGCCAGACGATTCAGGGCATGGACAACATCCGTGACCAGATCCAGGAAACCTCGAAGCGAATCAAGCGTCTGGGTGAATCGTCGCAGGAAATCGGTTCGATCGTGGAACTGATCAACGACATCGCGGAACAGACCAACATTCTCGCGCTGAACGCCGCCATTCAGGCGGCCTCCGCCGGTGAAGCCGGTCGCGGATTCGCGGTGGTGGCGGACGAAGTGCAGCGACTCGCAGAACGCTCCGCCAACGCCACGAAACGTATCGAAACGCTGGTGCAGACGATTCAATCCGACACCAACGAAGCGGTGAGCTCGATGGAGCAGACCACCGCGGAAGTGGTCGCCGGTGCCCGCCTCGCCGAAGACGCGGGTCTGGCGCTGGGTGAGATTGAAAAGGTGTCGAACGACCTTGCAGACCTCATTCAGAACATCTCGCAGGCTGCGCGTCAGCAGTCCGCTGCTGCGACGAACATCTCGGCAACGATGAACGTGATTCAGGAAATTACGACCCAGACTTCGGTGGGCGCCAGCCAGACGGCGGAGTCCATCGGAAACCTGGCGCAGCTCGCAGCAGACTTGCGACGCTCGGTAGCCGACTTCAAGCTGCCGAATTGA
- a CDS encoding Hpt domain-containing protein has product MRLQDDIDFTTLTWVKQELDDTLKQAQQALEAFVEDSSDKSQMRFCASYLHQVQGTLRMVELYGAAMVVEEMERLALGLLDGQIKQAEDAYTVLMRGMVQLPDYLERLPSGHRDIPIVLLPLLNDLRACRGEKLLSETSLFSPDLGAALPASAGGAKTAVPQPMIAANGGRLRLAFQFGLLKWFKGDDVDGNLTRLVAILDRVRSMLVQIDARRLFWVAAGALEAVLVKGVEASVALKLLVGRVDRELKRLIDAGESSFSGSPPNDLTKSLLYYVAQSKATTERISELRQIYKLDKLMPSEAELEHARGALSGHNRALLETVGTAIKEDLLRVKDALDLYLRTGSGNVEDLAPQGEALHRVADTLGMLGLGVPRRVVLDQQDILERIVRGRQPAEESALLDIAGSLLYVESSLDDHIERLGADQREVAPPSGGFELPQAEVRKILDATTKEASANIQQAKQDIVAFIESPWDHSKIEQIPRLLEEISGAMRMLNLPEPAALLQGVVRFAEVELLQHRRVPSGDQLDLMADAIASIEFYLEAVKEGRRNRDKILDVTRRSLEALGYWPLPEEGAEPATAVSIETTAPTPVEVPTAAEFPTFPDTFTTERVATPEPADGMIEAAAPTEAPVSEASAVEALIASFAQPEPPASEPEAPPMAAVEAEIRSAVEIAPGPGLESLVVGESAAEALAPSIQDLDGLRISLEPEAATAEPIDEAPAATVTAEVAPEPTVESLAEVAVAEVPEQVAPELADPLPEPSLELTTTDLSFIEEAPIELPPLAPEPSAPAVEALPPEPVVAPRVEAPAAPPAMPPGIKLPDVGFHSVPSDEIDDEIREVFVEEVQDELDNLNRQYPAWKNDLGDLEKLKPVRRSFHTLKGSGRLVGALAIGEYAWKIENMLNRVLDKTIQPTPAVLDLLDHAIAALPGMLAALKGEGQPDANVGTIMWVAEQLATGQEVWLPKSSPAPVDTAESPASEAGGADETDARATDELAELVVAEGVQATVEPEAIAESGVDAEEMAELESREPTAIEPEAVTADLAAHAQPEIEPELPEQPLEMLEAEVAGASTLAEPVSGGGISEQFSQEGEGAESRGEAEPDAAVVEDLRDELASLEAEVAELPAEIPADEGMAQGDSGAAAEPGSEMAEPSPLDVDPMLMEILGSEVEAHLTTIRGYLAETERNGPFAVTEELLRAVHTLNGALSMVDLPVLTRVVAPLEGYLKRLRARSLEPSPDGIVALRESADCIAEVMRLLQARQPLPDTSNLAEQVLSLREGLPAPDHPFHGFGIQVADEAKDETREAAADAVGTADARPWYEAEPETAVELTEVFDASESAVDANQPEVQDEGGVEAVAPSEPESESLGDSDFSDIDHLFAEIPVESAPAPELAGESADVVQGVEADVATEAVELSDQWFDEVPADSAPAAEAADESSAVIVQGVEADVAVEAVELSDQWFDEAPAVAASASEPAGESEPALAEAATSQESLAETEGLDDVPRMLAEFTADLADEDTNVFQAHPADQQEVEHQAEAVDADVEDAQPAAIETDQAEDGDFEVSASEPEELAHSHLQLFEHADTHAIDAQSDEPAHLAAVPEVAGLEVATPIDAAEQPSVASDEPDGADQTVSTIAESVHVRGPVDLDPPGALDLPDMDLDLLDIFVEEGVDILDHADGMMARLRESPEDRESVASLQRDLHTLKGGARMAGLFPIGDLSHAMESLFESIAHGERSATRPAIEALEKAFDRLHGMVQRVRARQAIALPEHTIARIEMILDGREDELLATTVETVELAGPDEAAGSSETTSPEVSQPAESTAGEEETAEAPARKVIPARPTQRGVQRKTQLDEDEAAARAAQQELIRVRADLLDNLVNFAGEVSIYRSRLEAQMGGFRFNLVEFEQTVSRLREQLRKLEMETEAQILSRFQRESEQSGNTEFDPLELDRCSTLQQLSRALAESVSDLVSIQNLLDDIARQSETLLLQQSRVSSDLQEGLMRTRMVPFESLVPRLRRILRQTAAELGKKAQLKVEGTQGEMDRTVLERMTAPFEHMLRNSLAHGIELPEVRRAKGKPEEGTVAIRVSREATEVLIQVTDDGAGMNRDAIRRKAVERGLMTQDATLSDRDIFQFVLEAGFSTASEVSKVAGRGVGMDVVASEVKQLGGSLELDSESGQGTRITIRLPFTLAVAQAVMVKLGDATYAIPMSSITGVTRMPRKELDRRIEQKNLDVVYGGETYQIYDLGDLLRQPVSHGIDETQVPLLMSRTGDQRAAVRVTQVIGSKEVVVKSAGAQLSVVPGIFGATIMGDGRVVVILDLAPLVRHGVALRQAPELAAELELLEPVVEPAARRQPLVMVVDDSITMRKVTTRVLERSNFDVFTAKDGLDAVEQLQDRMPDVILLDIEMPRMDGYEVATYIRNDQRLKHIPIIMITSRTGEKHRQRALEVGVDRYLGKPYQETDLLKNVQDALTAGHANVH; this is encoded by the coding sequence ATGAGGCTTCAAGACGACATCGACTTCACCACGCTGACCTGGGTCAAGCAGGAACTGGACGACACGCTGAAGCAGGCGCAACAGGCGCTGGAAGCTTTCGTCGAGGACAGTTCCGACAAGAGCCAGATGCGTTTCTGCGCCAGCTACCTGCACCAGGTGCAGGGGACGCTGCGCATGGTCGAACTCTACGGCGCCGCGATGGTGGTCGAGGAAATGGAGCGCCTGGCGCTCGGTTTGCTCGACGGTCAGATCAAGCAGGCCGAAGATGCCTATACCGTGCTCATGCGCGGCATGGTGCAACTGCCCGACTATCTTGAGCGCCTGCCAAGCGGCCACCGCGATATTCCAATCGTGTTGTTGCCGCTGTTGAACGATTTGCGCGCCTGCCGCGGCGAGAAGCTGCTCAGCGAGACCTCACTGTTCTCGCCGGACCTGGGCGCTGCGCTACCGGCATCCGCCGGCGGTGCCAAGACAGCCGTCCCGCAGCCGATGATCGCGGCCAACGGCGGGCGTCTCCGCCTCGCCTTCCAGTTCGGCCTGCTGAAATGGTTCAAGGGCGATGATGTCGACGGCAACCTGACGCGCCTGGTCGCAATCCTCGATCGCGTGCGCTCGATGCTGGTGCAGATCGATGCCCGCCGCCTGTTCTGGGTCGCGGCCGGCGCGCTCGAAGCGGTGCTGGTCAAGGGCGTCGAGGCCTCGGTCGCACTGAAACTGCTGGTCGGCAGGGTCGATCGCGAACTCAAGCGGCTGATCGACGCCGGCGAGTCGTCGTTCTCCGGTTCGCCGCCGAATGATCTGACCAAGAGCCTGTTGTATTACGTCGCGCAATCCAAGGCGACCACAGAGCGCATCAGCGAACTGCGTCAGATCTACAAGCTCGACAAGCTGATGCCCAGCGAGGCTGAGCTGGAACACGCTCGCGGCGCGCTCTCCGGGCACAACCGCGCACTGTTGGAGACGGTCGGGACCGCCATCAAGGAAGATCTGTTGCGCGTCAAGGACGCTCTGGATCTTTACCTGCGCACCGGCAGCGGGAATGTCGAGGACCTGGCCCCACAAGGCGAGGCCCTTCACCGTGTTGCCGACACGCTGGGCATGCTTGGCCTAGGGGTGCCGCGGCGTGTGGTGCTCGATCAGCAGGACATCCTCGAACGCATCGTGCGTGGGCGCCAGCCCGCCGAGGAAAGCGCCCTGCTCGACATCGCCGGATCGCTGTTGTACGTGGAATCCTCGCTCGATGACCACATCGAGCGCCTCGGCGCCGACCAGCGCGAGGTTGCACCGCCGAGCGGTGGCTTTGAACTGCCGCAGGCGGAAGTGCGCAAGATCCTCGATGCGACGACCAAGGAAGCGTCGGCGAACATCCAGCAGGCCAAGCAGGACATCGTTGCCTTCATCGAGTCGCCCTGGGATCACAGCAAGATCGAGCAGATCCCGCGACTGCTGGAGGAAATCAGCGGCGCGATGCGCATGTTGAACCTGCCTGAGCCGGCGGCCCTGTTGCAGGGTGTGGTGCGCTTCGCCGAAGTCGAGCTCCTGCAGCACCGGCGTGTACCGTCGGGCGACCAGCTCGACCTGATGGCCGACGCGATCGCGTCCATCGAGTTCTACCTCGAGGCGGTCAAGGAAGGTCGTCGTAACCGCGACAAGATCCTGGATGTCACCCGTCGCAGCCTGGAAGCGCTCGGCTATTGGCCGCTACCCGAGGAAGGTGCCGAGCCCGCAACTGCCGTTTCCATCGAAACCACGGCACCCACCCCGGTGGAAGTGCCCACGGCAGCCGAGTTCCCGACTTTCCCGGATACCTTCACCACCGAGCGGGTGGCCACGCCCGAACCCGCAGACGGCATGATCGAGGCTGCCGCCCCCACGGAGGCTCCGGTCAGCGAGGCCAGCGCGGTGGAAGCGCTGATTGCCAGTTTCGCCCAGCCTGAGCCGCCGGCCAGCGAGCCCGAGGCACCGCCGATGGCGGCGGTGGAGGCCGAGATCCGGAGCGCCGTCGAAATAGCGCCGGGCCCTGGACTTGAGTCCCTGGTGGTCGGCGAGAGTGCCGCGGAGGCCCTCGCGCCGTCGATTCAGGACCTCGACGGTCTGCGCATTTCGCTGGAACCCGAAGCAGCGACGGCAGAGCCCATCGACGAGGCACCAGCTGCTACCGTCACCGCCGAGGTCGCACCCGAACCGACTGTGGAATCGTTGGCCGAGGTGGCAGTTGCAGAGGTGCCCGAACAGGTCGCACCTGAGCTTGCGGACCCGTTGCCGGAGCCTTCGCTCGAGCTGACGACGACCGACCTCAGTTTCATCGAAGAGGCGCCGATCGAGCTACCGCCCCTGGCGCCCGAGCCTTCCGCCCCGGCGGTCGAGGCGTTGCCGCCGGAGCCAGTGGTGGCGCCGCGGGTCGAAGCACCGGCAGCACCTCCGGCGATGCCGCCCGGCATCAAGTTGCCCGATGTCGGCTTCCACTCGGTACCTTCGGACGAGATCGACGACGAGATCCGCGAGGTTTTCGTAGAGGAAGTTCAGGACGAACTGGACAACCTGAACCGGCAATATCCGGCCTGGAAGAACGATCTCGGCGATCTTGAGAAGCTCAAGCCCGTGCGTCGTTCCTTCCACACCTTGAAGGGCAGCGGACGACTGGTGGGTGCACTCGCCATCGGTGAGTACGCTTGGAAGATCGAGAACATGCTGAACCGCGTTCTCGACAAGACCATTCAGCCGACGCCCGCGGTACTCGATCTGCTGGACCACGCCATCGCGGCATTACCCGGCATGCTGGCGGCCCTCAAGGGTGAGGGCCAACCAGATGCCAACGTCGGAACGATCATGTGGGTTGCCGAACAACTGGCGACCGGCCAGGAGGTTTGGCTCCCAAAATCCTCGCCCGCCCCGGTGGACACGGCTGAATCGCCGGCCTCCGAGGCGGGCGGTGCAGATGAAACCGACGCCCGGGCGACCGATGAGTTGGCTGAGTTGGTGGTAGCGGAAGGGGTCCAGGCCACTGTCGAGCCCGAGGCTATCGCCGAGTCGGGGGTCGACGCGGAAGAAATGGCAGAGTTGGAGAGTCGGGAGCCCACCGCGATCGAACCCGAGGCGGTCACGGCGGACTTGGCGGCGCACGCGCAACCAGAAATTGAACCGGAGCTCCCGGAACAGCCGCTGGAAATGCTCGAGGCCGAAGTCGCCGGGGCATCCACGCTCGCCGAACCGGTGAGTGGGGGGGGCATCTCCGAACAATTTTCCCAGGAAGGCGAGGGCGCCGAGTCGCGAGGTGAGGCCGAACCGGACGCCGCTGTCGTTGAAGATTTGCGCGACGAACTCGCGTCACTGGAAGCCGAAGTTGCCGAATTGCCGGCGGAAATCCCGGCAGACGAGGGCATGGCCCAGGGGGATTCCGGAGCCGCTGCGGAGCCGGGGAGCGAGATGGCCGAGCCCTCGCCGCTCGATGTCGACCCGATGCTGATGGAAATTCTCGGCAGCGAAGTCGAGGCTCACCTCACGACCATCCGCGGTTACCTTGCGGAAACCGAGCGCAATGGTCCGTTCGCGGTTACCGAGGAACTGCTGCGCGCCGTGCACACGCTCAACGGCGCGCTGTCGATGGTTGACCTGCCGGTGCTGACCCGAGTGGTGGCGCCGCTGGAGGGCTATCTGAAGCGGCTGCGTGCGCGCAGTCTGGAGCCGTCGCCCGACGGGATCGTCGCCCTGCGCGAGTCTGCCGACTGCATCGCCGAGGTCATGCGCCTGCTGCAGGCGCGTCAGCCCCTGCCCGACACCAGCAACCTCGCTGAACAGGTGCTTTCACTGCGGGAAGGACTGCCGGCGCCTGATCATCCCTTCCACGGGTTCGGAATCCAGGTCGCAGACGAGGCGAAGGACGAGACGCGTGAAGCTGCCGCCGATGCCGTCGGCACTGCTGATGCCCGCCCCTGGTATGAGGCCGAACCTGAAACAGCCGTGGAACTCACCGAGGTTTTCGACGCCAGCGAGTCGGCGGTCGACGCCAACCAGCCAGAGGTGCAAGACGAAGGCGGCGTGGAAGCTGTCGCGCCTTCCGAGCCCGAATCAGAATCGCTTGGAGACTCGGATTTCTCCGACATCGACCACCTGTTTGCCGAAATTCCGGTGGAATCGGCGCCTGCGCCTGAATTGGCCGGCGAGTCTGCGGACGTCGTGCAAGGCGTCGAAGCGGATGTCGCGACCGAGGCCGTTGAGCTCTCGGATCAATGGTTCGATGAAGTTCCAGCGGACTCTGCGCCTGCGGCCGAAGCGGCCGACGAGTCCTCCGCAGTAATCGTGCAGGGCGTTGAAGCGGATGTCGCGGTCGAGGCCGTTGAGCTTTCGGATCAATGGTTCGATGAAGCTCCAGCGGTCGCGGCGTCTGCGTCCGAGCCGGCCGGCGAGTCCGAGCCTGCGTTGGCGGAGGCGGCGACGTCCCAGGAATCCCTGGCGGAAACCGAAGGTCTCGACGACGTGCCGCGAATGCTCGCCGAGTTCACTGCGGACCTGGCGGACGAAGACACCAACGTTTTCCAGGCGCACCCAGCGGACCAGCAGGAAGTGGAGCACCAAGCCGAAGCTGTCGACGCTGACGTCGAGGACGCGCAGCCTGCTGCGATCGAAACTGATCAAGCGGAGGACGGTGATTTCGAGGTGTCCGCATCGGAGCCTGAAGAACTGGCGCACAGCCATCTCCAGCTCTTCGAGCACGCCGATACGCATGCGATCGACGCGCAATCCGACGAGCCCGCCCATCTGGCGGCAGTTCCGGAGGTCGCCGGTCTGGAGGTCGCAACCCCAATTGACGCCGCGGAACAACCGAGCGTGGCGTCCGATGAACCGGATGGCGCCGACCAGACTGTCTCCACGATCGCTGAATCGGTGCACGTGCGCGGCCCGGTCGATTTGGATCCTCCGGGGGCGCTCGATCTGCCGGACATGGATCTGGATCTGCTCGACATTTTTGTCGAGGAAGGTGTGGACATTCTTGACCATGCCGACGGCATGATGGCGCGGCTGCGCGAGTCACCTGAGGACCGCGAATCGGTAGCCTCGCTGCAGCGCGACCTGCACACGCTGAAGGGTGGCGCGCGCATGGCGGGCCTGTTCCCGATCGGCGACCTCAGCCACGCGATGGAATCCTTGTTCGAATCCATCGCGCATGGCGAGCGCAGCGCAACGCGTCCCGCGATCGAGGCGCTGGAGAAGGCCTTCGACCGCCTTCATGGCATGGTCCAGCGAGTCCGCGCGCGCCAGGCAATCGCGCTGCCCGAACACACCATTGCGCGAATCGAGATGATCCTCGACGGTCGCGAGGACGAACTGCTTGCGACCACGGTCGAGACCGTCGAATTGGCTGGCCCCGACGAAGCGGCTGGTTCCAGCGAGACGACGTCGCCCGAGGTGTCGCAACCAGCAGAAAGCACCGCGGGGGAAGAGGAGACCGCGGAAGCCCCTGCGCGCAAGGTGATCCCGGCGCGTCCAACCCAGCGTGGTGTGCAGCGCAAGACCCAGTTGGATGAGGACGAGGCGGCGGCGCGCGCGGCGCAGCAGGAACTCATCCGCGTACGCGCCGACCTGCTCGACAATCTGGTCAATTTCGCCGGCGAAGTCTCGATCTACCGCTCGCGCCTTGAAGCGCAGATGGGCGGCTTCCGCTTCAACCTGGTGGAGTTCGAACAGACGGTCAGCCGTCTGCGTGAACAGCTGCGCAAGCTGGAAATGGAGACCGAGGCGCAGATCCTGTCGCGCTTCCAGCGCGAAAGCGAGCAATCGGGGAACACCGAGTTTGATCCGCTCGAACTGGACCGTTGCTCCACCCTGCAGCAGTTGTCGCGTGCGCTGGCCGAGTCCGTATCCGACTTGGTCTCGATTCAGAACCTGCTCGACGACATCGCGCGCCAGTCGGAAACCTTGCTGCTGCAACAGTCGCGCGTCAGCTCGGACCTGCAAGAAGGCCTCATGCGCACGCGCATGGTGCCCTTCGAGAGTCTGGTGCCGCGTCTGCGCCGTATCCTGCGTCAAACCGCCGCCGAACTCGGCAAGAAAGCCCAGCTGAAAGTCGAGGGAACGCAAGGCGAAATGGACCGCACCGTGCTCGAGCGCATGACCGCGCCCTTCGAGCACATGTTGCGCAACTCGCTGGCCCACGGCATCGAGTTGCCCGAGGTGCGTCGAGCCAAGGGCAAGCCCGAGGAAGGTACCGTCGCCATCCGCGTGTCGCGGGAAGCGACCGAAGTGCTCATCCAGGTGACCGACGACGGCGCTGGCATGAACCGCGACGCGATCCGCCGCAAGGCGGTCGAACGCGGTCTCATGACCCAGGACGCAACCCTGTCTGACCGCGACATCTTCCAGTTCGTGCTGGAGGCAGGCTTCTCGACCGCGAGTGAAGTGAGCAAGGTCGCTGGCCGCGGCGTGGGTATGGACGTCGTCGCCAGTGAGGTCAAGCAGCTTGGCGGATCGCTGGAACTGGACTCCGAATCCGGCCAGGGTACCCGCATTACCATCCGTCTGCCGTTCACCCTGGCGGTGGCGCAGGCAGTCATGGTCAAGCTTGGTGATGCCACCTATGCCATCCCGATGTCCTCGATCACCGGCGTCACACGGATGCCGCGCAAGGAACTTGACCGCCGTATCGAGCAGAAGAACCTCGATGTCGTTTACGGCGGCGAGACCTACCAGATCTACGATCTCGGCGATCTGCTGCGGCAGCCGGTCAGTCACGGCATCGACGAAACGCAGGTGCCACTGCTGATGAGTCGCACTGGCGACCAGCGGGCGGCAGTCCGCGTGACTCAGGTGATTGGTTCGAAGGAAGTGGTGGTCAAGTCCGCGGGTGCGCAACTTTCCGTCGTACCCGGCATCTTCGGTGCGACGATCATGGGCGATGGTCGCGTGGTGGTCATTCTTGACCTCGCGCCGCTGGTGCGTCACGGCGTAGCGCTGCGCCAGGCACCGGAGTTGGCCGCGGAACTCGAACTGCTCGAACCGGTCGTGGAACCGGCCGCGCGCCGGCAACCGCTGGTCATGGTGGTCGACGACTCGATCACGATGCGCAAGGTCACGACTCGCGTGCTGGAACGCAGCAATTTCGACGTGTTCACGGCGAAGGACGGCCTCGACGCCGTCGAGCAGTTGCAGGACCGCATGCCGGACGTGATCCTGCTCGACATCGAAATGCCGCGAATGGACGGATACGAGGTCGCGACCTACATTCGCAACGACCAGCGCCTGAAGCACATCCCGATCATCATGATCACCTCGCGCACCGGTGAGAAACATCGCCAGCGCGCACTTGAAGTGGGCGTCGATCGCTACCTCGGCAAGCCCTATCAGGAGACCGATCTGCTGAAGAACGTACAGGATGCGCTGACTGCGGGGCATGCCAATGTCCACTGA